In Quercus robur chromosome 10, dhQueRobu3.1, whole genome shotgun sequence, a genomic segment contains:
- the LOC126703130 gene encoding HVA22-like protein e — protein sequence MGKFWTFVTQVHSVSGPVVTLLYPLYASVVAIESTEKLDDEQWLAYWIIYSFLTLMEMVLQPALEWLPIWYDVKLMFVAWLVLPQFKGAAFLYERYVREQIRKYRGVRDQPHHTSPTVNKGKHKFMDIITPKKGEHEAY from the exons ATGGGGAAATTCTGGACTTTCGTCACTCAGGTTCATTCAGTTTCTGG GCCGGTGGTAACATTGCTGTACCCCTT ATATGCATCAGTGGTGGCCATAGAGAGCACAGAAAAACTGGATGATGAGCAGTGGCTTGCTTATTGGATCATATACTCATTCCTCACTCTCATGGAGATGGTTCTCCAACCCGCTTTAGAGTG GTTACCAATATGGTATGATGTGAAGCTTATGTTCGTGGCATGGCTGGTTCTACCACAGTTCAAAGGCGCAGCTTTCTTATATGAGAGATATGTGAGGGAACAAATAAGGAAATATAGAGGGGTGAGAGATCAACCACACCACACGTCCCCTACTGTCAACAAGGGCAAGCACAAGTTTATGGATATCATCACCCCCAAGAAA GGAGAGCATGAGGcatattga